The following proteins are encoded in a genomic region of Populus nigra chromosome 16, ddPopNigr1.1, whole genome shotgun sequence:
- the LOC133675087 gene encoding transcription factor BEE 3-like has translation MADFTADLQSFKPLFPFLDIDASMAAINQFTEGNQAIQLDNPIKNNFHSLTPFTSNNFFSHQAPEFHGNLAGSFLPGSFHQNDQNVMPVSQTFTIPAKESEFQESKRRAMDVSESSCMNSYPRVSESGSKKRKSSRRGKRVKSNEEEEEKTREVVHVRARRGQATDSHSLAERVRRGKINERLRCLQDIVPGCYKTMGMAVMLDEIINYVQSLQNQVEFLSMKLTAASTFYDFNAETDAIETVQRAKAQETKELQRAMREGSGGLAQSHSSWPL, from the exons atggCTGATTTCACAGCAGATTTGCAAAGCTTTAAGCCCCTATTTCCTTTCTTAGATATTGATGCAAGCATGGCAGCAATAAACCAATTCACAGAAGGAAACCAGGCTATCCAGCTAGACAATCCAATCAAGAATAATTTTCACAGTTTAACGCCTTTCACTAGTAACAACTTCTTTAGCCATCAAGCACCAGAATTCCATGGAAACTTGGCAGGGAGTTTTCTTCCTGGTAGTTTCCATCAAAATGACCAAAATGTTATGCCTGTTTCTCAGACTTTCACCATACCTGCaaaggaaagtgaattccaagaAAGCAAGAGAAGAGCGATGGATGTGTCTGAAAGCAGTTGTATGAACTCATATCCTCGAGTTTCTGAAAGCGGgagtaaaaagagaaaa AGCTCAAGAAGAGGAAAGAGAGTGAAAAGcaatgaggaggaggaggagaaaacaaGAGAAGTTGTTCATGTTAGAGCTAGAAGAGGTCAGGCCACTGACAGCCATAGTTTAGCAGAAAGG GTTAGAAGAGGAAAGATCAATGAGAGACTAAGATGCTTGCAGGATATAGTCCCAGGCTGCTACAAg ACTATGGGCATGGCAGTAATGTTGGATGAGATAATTAATTATGTCCAGTCCTTGCAAAATCAAGTTGAG TTTCTGTCTATGAAGCTCACTGCAGCAAGCACGTTTTATGACTTCAATGCAGAGACAGATGCCATTGAAACAGTGCAG AGGGCAAAAGCACAAGAGACAAAAGAGTTACAAAGAGCAATGAGAGAAGGATCCGGAGGACTTGCACAGTCCCACTCATCATGGCCCCTTTGA